The following coding sequences are from one Halictus rubicundus isolate RS-2024b chromosome 11, iyHalRubi1_principal, whole genome shotgun sequence window:
- the Apc7 gene encoding anaphase-promoting complex subunit 7 has translation MTTLYDQIKLLYDQSLYSNVISLANLVLSLSEHNSDILPIHGKFHIYVYYADAHFYLGKYKRAEALYKKALQFHKCLLKSKGATKPLEGQKDLPTDVDIKFQIHLCLLKLKNSLEALQVLQSIPGKQRTPKVNMALAKMCQEQGMKRTAITTYKEVLRECPLALEAAEGLLSLGVKGIEVNSLIVGCASSLSNLDWLNTWIKAHAHIYNREYTHAVSTLRSLDNVNLLRDNFNLLTTMGECYYYAGDDKNALLCLRRARIMEPDVMKGVDIYAAVLYKNHHIKELDRLIPIIIATNECTGEIYVAMAYSLYAARKFSRVNTLTTQALNLNPNDIEATILRGNILLEQKKYQEALFFFRHAVGLKPYRYEPHKGLVDCLVGMHRLREALNIASGSCKQLGHTARVLTLYASVLMKDPVSVGKAKNLLEKALLQDEVYLPAVYLLAEIYEQEMNLEAAIALLERQVEIQSTCKLHQMLGDLWARVHNEEKALDHYAIALNLDPSNRRALEGMQRLDNSTNKLDSAYYITVGEAQTDTTYDVGDGLPDTDNDEAPDESETEAVWSDMDLEANSQ, from the exons AAAACTTCTTTATGATCAGTCTTTATATTCAAATGTTATTTCATTA GCAAATTTGGTACTATCACTCAGTGAGCACAATTCAGACATATTACCTATACATGGAAAATTCCATATTTATGTTTATTATGCAGATGCTCATTTTTACTTGGGAAAATATAAACGGGCCGAAGCCCTTTATAAAAAAGCATTACAATTTCACAAATGCTTATTAAAATCCAAAGGAGCTACTAAACCTCTAGAAGGACAAAAGGATCTTCCAACAGATGTTGATATAAAGTTCCAAATACATTTATGTttactaaaattaaaaaattctctagAAGCACTTCAAGTACTTCAAAGCATTCCTGGAAAACAAAGAACTCCAAAA GTAAATATGGCCTTGGCAAAAATGTGTCAAGAACAAGGAATGAAACGAACTGCCATAACAACTTATAAGGAAGTTCTAAGAGAATGTCCATTAGCATTGGAAGCTGCAGAAGGTCTGCTTTCTCTTGGAGTAAAAGGGATTGAAGTAAATTCATTAATTGTAGGTTGTGCATCAAGTTTATCAAATTTAGATTGGTTAAATACTTGGATCAAAGCACATGCACACATTTATAATAGAGAATATACTCACGCTGTATCAACATTAAGGTCTTTAGATAATGTTAATCTGCTaagagataattttaatttattaacaaCAATGGGGGAGTGTTATTACTATGCTGGAGATGACAAAAATGCTTTATTATGCTTACGAAGAGCTAGGATTATGGAACCAGATGTTATGAAAGG GGTTGACATTTATGCAGCTGTATTATATAAAAACCATCATATTAAAGAACTTGATAGACTGATACCTATAATAATAGCAACCAATGAATGTACTGGAGAAATATACGTTGCTATGGCATACTCACTTTATGCTGCTAGGAAATTTAGTAGAGTAAACACTTTGACTACACAAGCTTTGAATTTGAATCCAAATGATATAGAAGCAACAATACTTCGGGGAAATATACTTCTTGAGCAAAAGAAATACCAAGAAGCATTGTTTTTCTTTAGGCATGCAGTAGGATTAAAACCGTATCGTTATGAACCCCATAAGGGTTTAGTGGATTGTCTTGTAGGAATGCATAGACTACGAGAAGCTCTCAACATTGCAAGTGGATCTTGTAAACAACTTGGACATACTGCAAGAGTTCTTACG CTGTATGCATCTGTACTCATGAAAGATCCAGTTTCTGTTGGTAAAGCAAAAAATCTCTTAGAAAAAGCGTTGCTTCAAGATGAGGTTTATCTACCAGCCGTTTATTTATTAGCTGAAATATATGAACAGGAAATGAACTTGGAAGCCGCAATCGCATTACTTGAAAGACAAGTAGAAATCCAATCAACATGTAAATTACATCAGATGCTTGGAGACCTTTGGGCCAGGGTACACAATGAAGAGAAAGCTTTGGATCACTATGCTATTGCTCTAAA TCTAGATCCGAGTAATCGAAGAGCATTGGAAGGTATGCAAAGACTGGATAATTCTACAAATAAACTAGATTCAGCATATTATATAACTGTGGGCGAGGCACAAACAGATACTACCTACGATGTTGGCGATGGCTTACCGGACACAGACAACGATGAAGCACCTGATGAAAGTGAAACTGAAGCTGTATGGTCTGACATGGATCTTGAAGCAAATAGTCAATAA